GGCCTGCTCGTCGTCGCCGCGCTGATGGTCGCCATCGAGGAGTACGTCACGACGCCGGACGACCTGGCCGGCGAGGCCGTCGACAAGACGGTCGGCGCGGTCGCGAAGTCGTCCGACGACGACGAGGAGTGACCCGTTAGAGATCCAAGCGTTGAAATCGTGAGGGGGCGACACGGCGGACATGAGCCGCTCCGATCCCGAGTCCGACGCCGCCGGGTCCGGCGACACGGGGGAGTCCGCTGGACCCGAGACAGGCGTCGACGGTGACTCGGCCGACCCCG
The window above is part of the Halosimplex rubrum genome. Proteins encoded here:
- a CDS encoding DUF7533 family protein produces the protein MARSILGMVGLGTTLVFAIPVALLGLEFLLARGQTTVGGGLLVVAALMVAIEEYVTTPDDLAGEAVDKTVGAVAKSSDDDEE